A DNA window from Anastrepha ludens isolate Willacy chromosome 6, idAnaLude1.1, whole genome shotgun sequence contains the following coding sequences:
- the LOC128867306 gene encoding uncharacterized protein LOC128867306 → MWLIFLIWSFGASTVASLYTPRCSNSGPPVCATNGQEYLYFGNECKLNAYIYQQQFQEKPIPVRTDMDNCLFHCYEIVCPSVYKPVCVQQVPAGPITTVAHPCLVNRLICETKQHWKIISEGPCIPDYSFSSATAQDYQTYDLSSAPYDGSAQAQLPTPPSYGSQGQDYDVAALIPLLGNAPSPSWYGVQETDYAVPAPASIYDLNPAPAPYDGSAQTQTPTPVSYAAQGQDYKAPDPAPTLYAAPPTSAYGDQGKDYAAPAPASIYDLNPAPTPCDGSAQTQTPALVSYAAQDQDYKAPDPAPTLYAAPPTSAYGDQGKDYAAPAPASIYDLNPAPTPCDGSAQTQTPALVSYAAQDQDYKAPDPAPILYNVPNWNTAPRPFSYAGQSQTCTASAAAPLINSVADQSPISPPYSYGVIGQSNEVPAAPAPAPVSYSGSDQYAAPSPFSYIIPLETAKSAAYSDPNQYQVPAPSHFVEPLPFAAPDKSSYPSLPYYKSPLQPDPVSASYSVPYPFAAPQQASDANMQSTPTPNPYVAPIPDFADYLRGKLGRYPDPVFDNSYSELATALNIARLFRWLRLPFGPIYYRPNYIHIIYNED, encoded by the exons ATGTggttaatatttcttatttggaGCTTTGGCGCTAGCACCGTTGCTAGCCTGTACACGCCACGCTGTTCCAACAGTGGTCCTCCAGTGTGTGCGACGAATGGCCAGGAATATCTTTATTTCGGCAACGAATGCAAACTGAATGCGTATATTTACCAACAACAATTCCAGGAAAAACCGA TTCCCGTCAGGACGGACATGGACAattgtttgttccattgttaTGAAATTGTTTGCCCATCGGTATATAAACCCGTTTGTGTGCAGCAAGTGCCTGCAGGGCCGATAACAACGGTCGCGCATCCATGTCTAGTGAACCGACTGATTTGCGAGACTAAACAGC ATTGGAAAATCATTAGCGAAGGACCTTGCATCCCGGATTATAGTTTCTCTTCTGCAACAGCACAAGATTACCAAACGTATGATCTTAGTTCTGCACCTTACGATGGCTCAGCTCAAGCTCAATTACCAACGCCACCTTCCTATGGATCTCAGGGCCAAGATTACGATGTAGCAGCTCTTATACCTTTACTTGGCAATGCGCCATCACCATCGTGGTACGGTGTTCAAGAAACAGATTATGCAGTGCCAGCTCCTGCTTCTATCTATGATCTTAACCCCGCCCCTGCTCCTTATGACGGCTCAGCTCAAACTCAAACACCAACGCCAGTCTCGTATGCAGCTCAGGGTCAAGATTATAAAGCACCAGATCCTGCACCTACACTTTACGCTGCTCCACCAACATCAGCGTACGGAGATCAAGGCAAAGATTATGCAGCGCCAGCTCCTGCTTCTATCTATGATCTTAACCCGGCTCCTACGCCTTGTGACGGCTCAGCTCAAACTCAAACACCAGCGCTAGTCTCGTATGCAGCTCAGGATCAAGATTATAAAGCACCAGATCCTGCACCTACACTTTACGCTGCTCCACCAACATCAGCGTACGGAGATCAAGGCAAAGATTATGCAGCGCCAGCTCCTGCTTCTATCTATGATCTTAACCCGGCTCCTACGCCTTGTGACGGCTCAGCTCAAACTCAAACACCAGCGCTAGTCTCGTATGCAGCTCAGGATCAAGATTATAAAGCACCAGATCCTGCGCCTATACTTTATAATGTTCCAAATTGGAATACGGCACCACGCCCATTTTCATACGCAGGTCAAAGTCAAACTTGCACAGCCTCAGCTGCTGCTCCTCTAATTAATTCTGTGGCGGACCAAAGTCCAATATCACCACCATATTCTTACGGAGTTATAGGCCAATCTAACGAAGTACCTGCAGCCCCAGCTCCTGCTCCGGTATCTTATTCTGGGTCAGACCAATATGCAGCACCATCACCGTTTTCCTATATAATTCCATTAGAAACAGCAAAATCAGCTGCGTACTCAGACCCAAATCAGTATCAAGTACCTGCACCATCACATTTTGTAGAGCCATTACCCTTTGCTGCTCCAGACAAAAGCTCATATCCATCACTACCGTATTACAAGTCACCACTACAGCCAGATCCTGTATCTGCTTCCTATTCAGTGCCATACCCATTTGCAGCACCACAACAAGCATCAGATGCTAATATGCAATCAACACCAACTCCAAATCCGTACGTTGCCCCCATTCCAGATTTCGCAGATTATCTAAGAGGGAAGCTCGGACGATATCCGGACCCAGTATTCGATAACAGTTACTCAGAACTGGCAACAGCATTAAATATTGCACGACTTTTCCGGTGGCTGCGTTTGCCTTTCGGACCAATTTATTACCGGCCGAATTacattcatattatttataacgAGGATTAG